A genome region from Acidobacteriota bacterium includes the following:
- a CDS encoding HEAT repeat domain-containing protein, whose translation MGASGSFVVAFHVRIARGRCHSKSVFDPDGRRLQNRNRRSWIDLWALFGLMLLVTACGVSKEEGIASVYALAADESPESIDKIRKLTSHEDRDIRSTAIFELAHLNVEDAPSFVRKGLQDEDSFVRATSARCLGDVGTQEDVARLAAVLAGDPVKIVRKRAAEALTLLGGADAVDALVGALEDPMTKVRLAAIKGVARLEPGAGFAPLSRLLLEDPEWEVRVQAAGVLGSTGDEAALPILALAEQDPNEMVRAAAAAAQRAING comes from the coding sequence ATGGGCGCCTCCGGATCGTTCGTGGTTGCTTTCCATGTACGGATCGCCCGTGGGCGGTGCCACTCCAAATCGGTCTTCGACCCCGACGGCAGGCGGTTACAAAATCGAAACCGACGCTCCTGGATAGACCTGTGGGCCCTGTTCGGATTGATGCTGCTGGTCACCGCCTGCGGCGTCAGCAAGGAGGAGGGGATCGCCAGCGTCTACGCCCTCGCCGCCGACGAGTCTCCCGAGAGTATCGACAAGATTCGAAAACTCACGAGTCACGAAGACCGCGATATCCGTTCCACGGCGATCTTCGAGTTGGCCCATCTGAACGTCGAGGATGCCCCGAGCTTCGTTCGAAAGGGTCTGCAGGATGAGGATTCGTTCGTTCGAGCAACCAGCGCCCGTTGTCTCGGCGATGTCGGGACGCAGGAGGATGTGGCGCGATTGGCCGCCGTGCTGGCAGGGGATCCGGTCAAGATCGTCAGGAAGCGAGCCGCCGAGGCGTTAACGCTCCTGGGCGGCGCGGACGCCGTCGACGCGCTGGTGGGTGCCCTCGAGGATCCGATGACGAAGGTGCGCCTGGCGGCGATCAAGGGTGTGGCCCGTCTGGAGCCCGGCGCGGGCTTCGCCCCGTTGTCACGGCTGCTGCTGGAGGATCCCGAGTGGGAGGTTCGTGTGCAGGCCGCCGGCGTGCTGGGCTCGACCGGCGATGAGGCGGCCCTGCCGATCCTGGCTTTGGCGGAACAGGACCCCAACGAGATGGTCCGAGCGGCCGCCGCTGCGGCCCAACGGGCCATCAACGGGTGA
- a CDS encoding tetratricopeptide repeat protein codes for MSILVAENNFKKGLAALVDDNHVEAAVFFRRALDVERQRHVRSPNMRYLSYYGLCLAKTNRPIGEAIHACRTAVRRETGDPELYLNLGRVFTLARRLREARETVDDGLKIAPDHDGLRNERDKISTRLGLRGGPVRRRRAGVRGILRRLTGAAPTAS; via the coding sequence ATGTCAATCCTCGTCGCAGAAAACAACTTCAAGAAGGGTCTCGCGGCACTGGTCGACGACAACCATGTCGAGGCGGCAGTCTTCTTTAGGCGAGCCCTCGACGTTGAACGACAACGTCACGTTCGGTCGCCCAACATGCGCTATCTATCCTACTACGGACTCTGCCTGGCCAAGACCAATCGACCGATCGGAGAGGCCATCCACGCGTGTCGGACGGCGGTCCGCCGCGAGACCGGCGACCCGGAGCTCTATCTCAACCTCGGCCGGGTCTTCACTCTGGCCCGGCGTCTGCGTGAAGCCCGCGAGACCGTCGATGACGGGCTCAAGATCGCACCGGATCACGACGGGCTTCGTAACGAACGCGACAAGATCAGCACTCGGCTGGGCCTCCGCGGAGGCCCCGTTAGGCGGCGACGGGCCGGCGTTCGCGGAATCCTGCGGCGCCTGACCGGAGCGGCTCCGACCGCTTCCTGA